The following coding sequences are from one Triticum dicoccoides isolate Atlit2015 ecotype Zavitan chromosome 4A, WEW_v2.0, whole genome shotgun sequence window:
- the LOC119289101 gene encoding uncharacterized protein LOC119289101, which yields MQAYNPSRTRRGDQEEKHMTQMEELVRQCDMEVMKMAMLKHEQTFRQQVHDLHRLYRVQKQLMGDQSGRPSSVLPCRQVQRRSQHPRRPELSLQLPVDDNEDEHTVVSAGTGRLATPPSTESEDELELTLAVGGGGVHGGSRRSQRRRRESATDCSGRRSPQTPSSSTDSDEALRPVQHRHQRATPCDLRGGVTVSKQPQWLVRCLSLRMA from the exons ATGCAAGCTTATAATCCCTCAAGGACAAGACGAGGAGACCAAGAAGAGAAGCATATGACGCAGATGGAGGAGCTCGTGCGGCAGTGCGACATGGAGGTCATGAAGATGGCCATGCTCAAGCACGAGCAGACCTTCAGGCAGCAG GTGCATGATCTGCACCGGCTGTACCGAGTCCAGAAGCAGCTCATGGGCGACCAGAGCGGGCGCCCGTCGTCAGTGCTACCCTGCCGTCAGGTGCAGAGGCGCAGCCAGCACCCCCGCCGGCCGGAGCTGAGCCTGCAGCTCCCTGTCGACGACAACGAGGACGAGCACACCGTCGTCAGCGCCGGCACAGGCCGCCTAGCGACGCCGCCGTCCACGGAAAGCGAGGACGAGCTGGAGCTGACGCtggccgtcggcggcggcggcgtccacggcgggaGCAGAaggagccagaggaggaggcgggagaGCGCGACGGACTGCTCcggcagaagaagcccacagacgcCGTCTTCGTCGACCGACTCCGACGAGGCGCTCCGCCCGGTGCAGCACCGCCACCAGAGGGCGACGCCGTGTGATCTCCGGGGAGGGGTGACGGTGTCGAAGCAGCCGCAATGGCTGGTGCGCTGTCTCAGCCTTAGGATGGCTTGA